In the Telopea speciosissima isolate NSW1024214 ecotype Mountain lineage chromosome 2, Tspe_v1, whole genome shotgun sequence genome, one interval contains:
- the LOC122650041 gene encoding metal tolerance protein 1-like has protein sequence MEDLGTEKHIKMQKVPKETKVHTEPQSFTRGSTCRLSQPETLRLQTKHQMKPARKLCGLIGFCLILILVEIVGGIKANSLAVVGDAVHLLIDVAGFSISLFAIWASAWEATPHQSFGFFRLEVLGALLSIQLIWLVAGILIYEAIMRILHRNVAVNGKLMFMVATFGFIVNLTMIMWLGHNHTRFACGSKAHGMEDVETTEGEKVNLISSLPGEHRCNVEHSQIHNCSQDKMDSKVLKEAETYKCHMNLNLQGAYLHVLGDLIQSIGVMIGGAIIWAKPEWLVVDLICTIVFCMLVLYTTASMLRSVISILMESTPDGINVDSIETGLKSIEGVQDIHDLHLWAISMGKNWLICHVIAEPGASSNETLLRIRDYCERIYRINHVTIQIEQE, from the coding sequence ATGGAAGACTTGGGGACAGAAAAACATATCAAAATGCAGAAAGTGCCAAAAGAGACAAAGGTTCATACTGAGCCACAGAGCTTTACTCGTGGATCCACATGTAGATTGTCACAACCAGAAACACTCAGGTTACAAACCAAACATCAGATGAAGCCGGCAAGAAAACTTTGCGGTCTCATTGGTTTCTGTCTAATTTTAATATTGGTAGAGATTGTAGGAGGAATCAAGGCCAACAGCCTTGCAGTCGTTGGTGATGCTGTGCATCTGCTGATTGATGTTGCTGGATTCTCCATTTCTCTTTTCGCAATATGGGCCTCAGCATGGGAGGCAACGCCACATCAGTCTTTTGGTTTCTTTCGCCTTGAAGTTTTGGGAGCACTCTTATCCATACAGCTCATTTGGCTGGTTGCTGGGATCTTAATATATGAGGCCATTATGAGAATTCTACACAGAAATGTGGCAGTTAATGGGAAACTCATGTTCATGGTTGCAACATTTGGTTTTATTGTGAACTTAACAATGATCATGTGGCTTGGTCACAATCATACGCGTTTTGCCTGTGGAAGCAAGGCCCATGGAATGGAAGATGTCGAAACAACTGAAGGGGAGAAGGTTAATCTCATTTCAAGCCTTCCAGGAGAGCATCGATGTAATGTTGAACATAGCCAAATTCATAATTGTAGTCAGGATAAAATGGACAGCAAGGTTCTCAAGGAAGCTGAAACATATAAATGCCATATGAACCTAAATCTTCAAGGTGCTTACTTGCATGTCTTGGGGGACCTGATTCAGTCCATTGGTGTGATGATTGGTGGTGCTATCATATGGGCCAAACCTGAATGGTTGGTAGTTGATCTGATCTGTACTATTGTCTTCTGTATGCTAGTCCTGTATACTACCGCAAGCATGCTGAGAAGTGTAATAAGCATATTGATGGAGAGCACACCAGATGGAATTAATGTTGATTCTATTGAAACAGGTCTCAAATCTATAGAAGGAGTCCAAGATATCCACGATCTCCATCTTTGGGCCATATCAATGGGAAAAAATTGGTTGATTTGCCATGTAATAGCTGAGCCAGGGGCCAGCTCAAATGAAACACTTCTCAGGATTAGGGACTACTGTGAAAGGATATACAGAATCAACCATGTAACTATACAGATTGAACAGGAGTAA